CTGGGCTTGAAGGAAAATGTGATTATCGGCAAACTGGTGCCGGCCGGTACCGGCATGAGTCGTTACCGCAACGTGGAAGTGCTGGAAGTGGATGAAGATGTTGCAGCTACTTAAGTCCAGCAATTTGTTGACAGGAAGGCTCTTTCAGTGTTAATATATAGAAGTGTCTGGTCTAGTGGGGGTGAGGACAGTTTGCCCATGGAGCAGCTGTTGCGGGCCCGGCGCAGAGCGGTAGGGGCCAGACAAACCACCAGGGCCCTGCAAAAAGGTCAGGTCAAAGTGGTATATTTGGCACGGGATGCGGAAAAGCATGTTACCGGGCCCATTGCCGAACTCTGCCGGGATAACCGGGTGGAGGTTATCTGGGTGGAACAAATGCGTGAGCTGGGTAAGGTATGTGGCATAGATGTGGATTGTGCTGCCGCAGCTGTTTTGCAGGAATAGTTTTTACCCCGCAGGCTACTTTAGCCTGCGGGGCTCTGTATGATTTTTCAAGGTGCTTTCGGGAAGGAGGTGTATGTGCATGCCGACAATCAGCCAGCTGATCCGCAAGGGTAGAGAGGTATTACCGGTTAAGTCCTCCTCTCCTGCCTTGAAAGAGTGCCCGCAAAAGCGCGGTGTCTGCACCAGGGTTTACACGACCACGCCGAAAAAGCCCAACTCCGCCCTGCGCAAGGTGGCCAGGGTGCGCCTGACCAATGGTGTGGAAGTTACTGCTTACATTCCGGGTATCGGCCACAACCTGCAAGAGCACTCGGTGGTCCTGGTGCGCGGTGGCCGGGTTAAGGACCTGCCCGGTGTGAGATATCACATTGTGCGGGGGGCTCTGGATGCCGCCGGGGTGCAAAACCGCAACCGTGGTCGTTCCAAGTATGGTACCAAGCGTCCCAAAAAATAGGTAAATTGTTGCATTAAATAAAAGTATAACCTCAAGGCAAAGGGGGGAACAGTTAAGGTATGCCGAGAAGAGGTAACACGGTCAAACGCGATGTCCCGCCGGATCCGGTTTATCATAACAAGGTTGTTACCAAGCTGATCAACCAGGTGATGCTGAAGGGCAAGAAGAGCTTGGCCGAGCGTATTTGCTACGGCGCATTTGATATTATTAGAGAAAAGACCGGCAAGGACCCGCTGGAGGTCTTTGAGCAAGCCATGAAAAATGTCATGCCGGTGTTGGAAGTGAAGGCGCGCCGGGTGGGTGGCGCCAACTACCAGGTACCGGTGGAAGTGCGGGCCGAGCGCCGGCAAACGCTGGGTATTCGCTGGATTACCAACTACGCCCGGGCGCGGGCCGGTAAAAGCATGCAGGAAAAGCTGGCCGCCGAGATTATGGATGCGGCCAACAATACCGGTGCTTCGGTGAAGAAAAAAGAAGATACCCATAAAATGGCGGAGGCTAACAAGGCGTTTGCTCACTACAGATGGTAAAGGAGGTAGTCTTGAGTGGCACGGCAATATCCGCTGGAAAAGACGCGCAATATTGGGATCATGGCTCACATAGATGCCGGCAAGACTACCACTACCGAGCGAATTCTCTTCTATACTGGTAGAGTGCATAGAATGGGAGAGGTCCATGATGGCGCTGCCACCATGGACTGGATGGTGCAGGAGCAGGAGCGGGGGATC
The Desulfurispora thermophila DSM 16022 genome window above contains:
- the rpsL gene encoding 30S ribosomal protein S12 yields the protein MPTISQLIRKGREVLPVKSSSPALKECPQKRGVCTRVYTTTPKKPNSALRKVARVRLTNGVEVTAYIPGIGHNLQEHSVVLVRGGRVKDLPGVRYHIVRGALDAAGVQNRNRGRSKYGTKRPKK
- the rpsG gene encoding 30S ribosomal protein S7, translated to MPRRGNTVKRDVPPDPVYHNKVVTKLINQVMLKGKKSLAERICYGAFDIIREKTGKDPLEVFEQAMKNVMPVLEVKARRVGGANYQVPVEVRAERRQTLGIRWITNYARARAGKSMQEKLAAEIMDAANNTGASVKKKEDTHKMAEANKAFAHYRW
- a CDS encoding ribosomal L7Ae/L30e/S12e/Gadd45 family protein, which translates into the protein MEQLLRARRRAVGARQTTRALQKGQVKVVYLARDAEKHVTGPIAELCRDNRVEVIWVEQMRELGKVCGIDVDCAAAAVLQE